From a single Herpetosiphon gulosus genomic region:
- the lon gene encoding endopeptidase La produces MTREKDRPRTGTERTLPLVVLGEIVIMPHMTVPLQVGQGKSYRAMEQAMEDDQHVLLIFVSEAEIEAYKGHEPQQLPKVGVVARLEDFSQLPDGTVKIVLEGITRAEIVDCVQSDPFYRVACRYLPDQEPKGIEVDALMDTVKQQITEFVDYLGEIPQEAVAFVHRITTPGHLADLVTYGPAFSFQDRLELLNEMEPLARLNRVQVILARQLELLRLRAKIQSDTKEVLDQGQKEYFLREQMRVIRRELGEDDDGDDPIDELRRKVNELNAPQYVKDQALHEIKRLAQQGMNSPEAGVIRTYLDWIIALPWNADQVAAISLVQSRQVLDEDHYGLEKVKERILEYLAVRKLAGSKMRSPILCFVGPPGVGKTSLGRSIARALDRPFVRQSLGGVHDEAEIRGHRRTYIGAMPGRIIQGMKTSKSRQAVFMLDEIDKIGNDFRGDPTSALLEVLDPEQNNTFSDHYLEIPFDLSQVVFVATANQLEPIPAPLRDRMEIIEIGGYTEDEKLAIAQGFLLPKQREFHGLESSQLELTDAAILKLIREYTREAGVRNLEREVAALCRKIARKVAESQDEEAPQEGKKRRKKAKKVEPTKFLIDAADVPIYLGPEHFSFGMAEVADQIGVATGVAWTPTGGDILSFEVLPLTGKGELRLTGQLGDVMKESAQAAMSYVRYRAKELGIEPNYFDEHSIHIHVPEGAVPKDGPSAGITLTIALISAMTGRAVRRDVAMTGEVTLRGRVLPIGGLKEKTLAAHRAGIKTFILPKENAKDIVDLPEKVRQDLQLIPVETMDEVLTIALMPFIRQDVIAS; encoded by the coding sequence ATGACCCGAGAAAAAGACCGCCCTCGTACAGGAACCGAGCGCACTTTACCGTTGGTGGTATTGGGCGAAATTGTGATCATGCCGCACATGACTGTGCCGCTCCAGGTTGGGCAGGGCAAGTCTTATCGGGCCATGGAACAAGCTATGGAAGACGATCAACATGTTTTGTTGATCTTTGTTTCTGAGGCTGAAATTGAAGCTTATAAAGGCCACGAACCCCAACAACTACCCAAAGTTGGCGTGGTCGCTCGCTTGGAAGATTTCTCCCAATTGCCCGATGGCACGGTAAAAATTGTGCTCGAAGGGATTACCCGCGCTGAGATTGTTGATTGTGTTCAGAGCGATCCCTTCTATCGTGTAGCTTGCCGCTACTTGCCCGATCAAGAACCCAAGGGCATCGAAGTCGATGCCTTGATGGATACGGTCAAACAGCAAATTACTGAATTTGTCGATTATTTAGGCGAAATTCCTCAAGAAGCAGTTGCCTTTGTGCACCGCATTACGACACCTGGCCATTTGGCCGATTTGGTGACCTACGGCCCCGCTTTCTCATTCCAAGATCGCTTGGAATTGTTGAATGAAATGGAGCCATTGGCACGTTTGAATCGGGTGCAGGTGATCTTGGCCCGTCAATTAGAGCTGTTGCGGCTCCGCGCCAAAATTCAATCCGACACCAAAGAAGTGCTTGATCAAGGTCAAAAAGAGTATTTCTTGCGCGAGCAAATGCGGGTAATTCGCCGCGAATTAGGCGAAGATGACGATGGTGATGATCCAATTGATGAATTGCGCCGCAAAGTCAATGAACTCAACGCGCCGCAATATGTCAAAGATCAAGCTTTGCACGAAATTAAGCGTCTCGCCCAACAAGGCATGAATTCGCCCGAGGCTGGCGTGATTCGCACCTACCTTGATTGGATTATTGCTTTGCCATGGAATGCTGATCAAGTCGCCGCAATTTCGTTGGTGCAATCGCGCCAAGTGCTTGACGAAGATCACTATGGCTTGGAAAAAGTCAAAGAGCGGATTTTGGAATATCTGGCGGTGCGCAAGCTCGCTGGTAGCAAAATGCGTTCACCAATTTTGTGCTTCGTCGGCCCGCCAGGGGTTGGTAAAACCAGCCTTGGGCGCTCGATTGCTCGCGCCTTGGATCGCCCATTCGTGCGTCAGTCGCTGGGTGGTGTACACGACGAGGCCGAAATTCGCGGCCACCGCCGCACCTACATCGGAGCCATGCCAGGCCGGATTATTCAAGGCATGAAAACCTCCAAATCGCGTCAAGCAGTCTTTATGCTTGATGAAATTGACAAAATTGGCAATGATTTCCGGGGCGACCCAACTTCGGCACTGCTAGAAGTGCTTGATCCGGAGCAAAACAACACCTTCTCAGATCACTATTTGGAAATTCCGTTTGATTTGAGCCAAGTAGTGTTTGTGGCAACCGCCAACCAACTTGAGCCAATTCCAGCGCCACTGCGCGACCGCATGGAAATTATCGAGATTGGCGGTTATACCGAGGATGAAAAACTAGCGATTGCTCAAGGCTTCTTGTTGCCCAAGCAACGCGAGTTCCATGGCCTCGAAAGCAGCCAGTTGGAATTAACCGATGCTGCGATCTTGAAGTTGATTCGTGAATATACCCGCGAAGCTGGTGTGCGTAACCTTGAGCGCGAAGTTGCGGCCTTGTGTCGCAAAATTGCCCGCAAGGTAGCTGAATCGCAGGATGAAGAAGCACCGCAAGAAGGCAAGAAGCGCCGCAAGAAGGCCAAAAAAGTCGAGCCAACCAAGTTCTTGATTGACGCTGCTGATGTGCCAATCTACCTTGGGCCTGAACATTTCAGTTTTGGCATGGCCGAAGTTGCTGATCAAATTGGGGTAGCGACTGGGGTTGCTTGGACACCAACGGGTGGTGATATTCTTTCGTTCGAAGTCTTGCCATTGACTGGCAAAGGCGAATTGCGCCTCACTGGTCAATTGGGCGATGTAATGAAGGAATCGGCTCAGGCAGCGATGTCGTATGTGCGTTATCGTGCCAAAGAGTTGGGCATTGAGCCAAATTACTTTGACGAGCATTCGATCCATATCCACGTGCCCGAAGGTGCAGTGCCCAAGGATGGCCCATCGGCTGGGATTACCCTGACGATTGCGTTGATTTCCGCTATGACTGGTCGGGCTGTGCGCCGCGATGTAGCCATGACTGGCGAAGTCACTTTGCGCGGGCGGGTCTTGCCAATTGGTGGCTTGAAAGAAAAAACCTTGGCAGCCCATCGCGCAGGCATCAAAACCTTCATTTTGCCCAAGGAAAACGCCAAAGATATTGTTGATCTGCCCGAAAAGGTGCGTCAAGATCTGCAATTGATTCCGGTTGAAACCATGGACGAAGTGCTGACAATTGCGCTGATGCCATTTATTCGCCAAGACGTTATCGCCAGCTAA
- a CDS encoding ABC transporter transmembrane domain-containing protein: MLAQAPKQLGNLRHLELRRMFQYVYPYRWRLGLALLCLAISSGIGLVMPLAIRNLVETVKDASSTAALDNVAIGLMGVFIAQMVFNYIQGYFLTYVGERAVADLRIEVYSHLQRLSLAFFSERRVGELTSRVTNDVTVIQGIGTNAVAAFLQNGITFIGSFIMMINLSWQLTAITLLLIPLLIVLAIIYGRRIRNMSTEVQDRMAEASSVLEETISGVRIVQSFAREPYEVERFSGAIEHAFSASMRRTKTRAQFVPIVSFSGFGALVFVLWFGGRQVLNGTMQLGDLIAFLLYAAVIAGSLGTFTSLYSQLQEALGSTARVFGILDTAPEIASKTNAINLPPIEGEIYLEDVSFNYGESNTPVLSNINLKVEPGEVMAIVGPSGSGKSTLVNLIPRFYDVTAGRITVDGFDIRDVDLPSLRSQIGIVPQETLLFSGTIADNIRYGNLDAPMEAVIEAAQAANAHEFISNFEGGYESIVGERGIKLSGGQRQRVAIARALLKNPRILILDEATSAMDSESEGLVQEALERLMQGRTTFVIAHRLSTVKNATRIAVIEAGKVTELGSHSELLTQAGTYARLYQLQFETNESTGSVLTEY; the protein is encoded by the coding sequence ATGCTGGCACAAGCACCGAAACAATTGGGAAATTTGCGCCATTTAGAGTTGCGGCGCATGTTTCAATATGTCTATCCCTATCGCTGGCGCTTAGGCTTGGCGCTGCTGTGTTTGGCAATTTCCAGTGGCATTGGCCTGGTTATGCCATTAGCAATTCGCAATTTGGTTGAAACGGTCAAAGATGCTTCAAGCACCGCCGCCTTAGACAACGTTGCGATTGGCTTGATGGGTGTATTTATTGCCCAAATGGTGTTTAACTATATTCAAGGCTATTTTTTGACCTACGTTGGCGAACGAGCAGTCGCCGACTTGCGAATTGAGGTCTATTCGCATTTACAACGGCTGTCGTTGGCCTTTTTCAGCGAACGCCGTGTCGGCGAATTAACTTCACGGGTCACCAACGATGTTACGGTGATTCAGGGGATCGGCACAAATGCGGTTGCCGCGTTTCTGCAAAATGGTATTACCTTTATCGGTAGCTTCATTATGATGATTAATCTCAGTTGGCAACTAACTGCGATTACCCTATTGCTGATTCCCTTGTTGATTGTGCTGGCGATTATCTATGGCCGTCGGATTCGCAATATGTCCACCGAAGTCCAAGATCGCATGGCTGAAGCCTCATCGGTGCTGGAAGAAACCATCTCTGGCGTGCGAATCGTGCAATCATTTGCCCGTGAGCCATACGAAGTTGAGCGATTTAGCGGAGCAATTGAACATGCGTTTTCGGCCTCGATGCGCCGGACCAAAACTCGTGCTCAGTTTGTGCCAATTGTCTCGTTTTCGGGCTTTGGGGCATTGGTGTTTGTGCTTTGGTTTGGTGGTCGTCAAGTATTAAATGGCACGATGCAGCTTGGCGATTTAATCGCTTTCTTGTTGTATGCTGCCGTGATTGCTGGCTCGCTGGGCACATTTACCAGCTTGTACAGCCAATTGCAAGAGGCACTTGGTTCGACTGCCCGGGTATTCGGCATTTTGGATACAGCTCCCGAAATCGCCAGCAAAACCAATGCAATCAACTTACCGCCAATCGAAGGCGAAATTTATTTAGAAGATGTATCGTTTAACTATGGCGAAAGCAATACCCCTGTTTTGAGCAACATCAACCTCAAAGTTGAGCCTGGCGAGGTTATGGCGATTGTCGGGCCAAGTGGTTCTGGCAAATCAACTTTAGTTAATCTCATTCCACGTTTTTACGATGTAACCGCGGGGCGAATTACGGTTGATGGCTTTGATATTCGCGATGTCGATTTGCCCTCGTTACGCTCCCAGATTGGGATTGTGCCGCAAGAAACCCTATTATTCAGTGGTACGATTGCCGATAATATTCGTTATGGCAACCTTGATGCGCCGATGGAAGCAGTGATTGAAGCTGCCCAGGCTGCCAATGCCCATGAATTTATTAGCAATTTCGAGGGTGGCTACGAATCGATCGTCGGCGAACGTGGGATTAAACTCTCTGGTGGGCAACGTCAGCGCGTCGCAATTGCTCGGGCTTTGCTCAAAAACCCGCGCATTTTAATTCTCGATGAAGCAACGTCGGCCATGGATAGCGAATCGGAAGGTTTGGTCCAAGAAGCCTTAGAACGCTTGATGCAAGGTCGCACGACTTTTGTGATTGCCCATCGACTTTCGACCGTCAAAAATGCCACGCGAATTGCCGTGATTGAGGCGGGCAAAGTAACCGAGCTTGGCAGCCATAGCGAGCTTTTGACCCAAGCTGGTACATACGCTCGTTTGTATCAATTGCAATTTGAAACCAACGAAAGTACTGGATCTGTGCTAACAGAGTATTAA
- a CDS encoding YifB family Mg chelatase-like AAA ATPase, with translation MLAKVWSCAVVGLDGALVEVEVDLSRGLPSFTIVGLPDTAVQEAKERVRAAVRNSGGSFPDSRLTVNLAPADLRKAGPAYDLPIAVGILLASGQIAADVSQALFVGELSLDGAVRHTDGILPMVTIARREGLQTAYVPHCDAAEAALLSGITVIPVRSIVDIAAHLNGERYIEAYEGQPPAAESLSYNVDFADVKGQEHVKRALEVAAAGGHNVLMSGPPGSGKTLLARCVPSILPPLSLDEALDVTKIYSVKGLLPNDMPFIRTRPFRAPHHTISNAGLVGGGRTPQPGEISLAHRGVLFLDEMPEFSQQVLEVLRQPLEDHTVVLSRAAGTLTFPANFVLIGAMNPCPCGYYSDPTRQCVCPPAAIARYQKRISGPLLDRIDIHIEVPRLEYEKLASVRSSEPSEQIRDRVVLARQRQAERFGKHHILTNSDMGPAQLRHACELDSASQSLMKAAMRQLQLSARSYHRVLKLARTIADLANLAQIQPAHLAEALQYRPRRTE, from the coding sequence ATGTTGGCGAAAGTTTGGAGCTGCGCCGTTGTGGGTTTAGATGGCGCGTTAGTTGAAGTCGAAGTTGATCTCAGTCGTGGCCTGCCATCATTCACAATTGTCGGCTTGCCCGATACCGCTGTGCAGGAGGCCAAAGAGCGAGTGCGAGCAGCAGTGCGCAACAGCGGCGGCTCGTTTCCCGATTCGCGGCTCACCGTCAATTTGGCTCCAGCCGATTTACGCAAAGCTGGCCCAGCCTACGATTTACCAATAGCCGTCGGCATTTTGTTAGCCTCAGGCCAAATTGCTGCCGATGTAAGCCAAGCCTTGTTTGTCGGCGAACTATCGCTTGATGGCGCAGTGCGGCATACTGATGGCATCTTACCAATGGTCACAATTGCGCGGCGCGAAGGCTTGCAAACCGCCTATGTGCCCCATTGCGATGCAGCCGAAGCGGCCTTGCTCAGTGGCATTACCGTTATTCCAGTGCGTTCAATCGTCGATATTGCCGCCCATCTCAATGGCGAGCGCTACATCGAAGCCTACGAGGGCCAGCCCCCAGCCGCCGAAAGCCTGAGCTATAACGTTGATTTTGCCGATGTCAAAGGCCAAGAACACGTGAAACGCGCTTTGGAAGTGGCCGCAGCTGGTGGGCATAATGTCTTGATGAGCGGCCCGCCTGGTTCTGGCAAAACCTTACTCGCCCGCTGCGTACCTTCAATTTTGCCGCCGCTCAGCCTCGACGAAGCCTTAGATGTGACCAAAATTTATTCAGTTAAAGGCTTGTTGCCCAACGACATGCCCTTTATTCGTACCCGACCATTTCGTGCGCCGCACCACACAATTTCTAATGCTGGCTTGGTTGGCGGTGGCCGCACGCCTCAGCCAGGCGAGATTTCGCTGGCTCATCGAGGGGTGTTATTTCTCGACGAAATGCCGGAATTTAGCCAACAAGTGCTCGAAGTGCTGCGCCAGCCGCTCGAAGATCATACGGTAGTGCTTAGTCGGGCAGCGGGCACGCTAACATTCCCGGCAAACTTTGTGCTAATAGGAGCCATGAATCCTTGCCCATGTGGCTACTATAGCGACCCCACCCGCCAATGCGTTTGCCCGCCAGCCGCAATTGCCCGTTATCAAAAACGCATCTCAGGGCCATTGCTCGATCGGATTGATATTCATATTGAAGTGCCACGGCTGGAGTATGAAAAACTTGCGAGTGTGCGTAGTAGCGAGCCATCGGAGCAAATTCGTGATCGCGTGGTTTTAGCTCGTCAACGCCAAGCCGAGCGTTTTGGCAAACACCATATATTGACCAATAGTGATATGGGGCCAGCCCAGTTACGCCATGCCTGCGAGCTAGATTCGGCGAGCCAAAGCTTGATGAAAGCCGCCATGCGACAATTACAACTCTCAGCCCGTAGTTATCATCGCGTGCTTAAATTGGCCCGAACCATCGCCGATTTAGCCAATCTTGCGCAAATTCAACCAGCGCATTTAGCCGAAGCACTCCAATATCGTCCGCGCCGAACCGAATAA
- a CDS encoding Sir2 family NAD-dependent protein deacetylase: MAQFAAELIQTLRQAQSLVVLTGSGISAPSGIPTYRSAAADARWTAYDPDKVATFAGFERDPVGVFQVYQAMKRQCEQAQPNAGHYALAQLEQLVGQFKLFTQNIDSLHQRAGSSQVYEVHGSLARTICSREGNLVETWNPEQPICPKCGTPLRPDIVWFGELLDAAILQAAKAAFDTSDVALVIGTSALVEPIASLPHRALRRKKTVIEINPDMPLRGIATFSLAGSADAVLPQLIKEVWKL, from the coding sequence ATGGCCCAATTTGCTGCTGAGTTAATTCAAACGTTGCGCCAAGCTCAATCGTTGGTGGTTTTGACAGGTTCAGGAATTTCGGCTCCCAGCGGAATACCGACCTATCGCAGTGCCGCCGCCGATGCCCGTTGGACGGCCTATGACCCTGATAAAGTTGCGACATTCGCGGGCTTTGAGCGTGATCCAGTTGGGGTTTTTCAGGTGTATCAAGCCATGAAACGCCAGTGTGAGCAGGCTCAGCCAAATGCTGGTCATTATGCACTTGCCCAGCTAGAGCAACTAGTTGGGCAATTTAAGCTATTTACTCAAAATATTGATAGTTTGCATCAACGGGCTGGCTCAAGCCAGGTTTACGAGGTGCATGGCAGTTTGGCTCGAACAATCTGTTCGCGCGAAGGCAACTTGGTTGAAACCTGGAATCCTGAGCAGCCAATTTGCCCTAAGTGTGGTACGCCGTTGCGGCCTGATATTGTTTGGTTTGGCGAATTGTTGGATGCAGCAATTTTGCAAGCGGCCAAAGCTGCGTTTGATACAAGCGATGTGGCTTTGGTGATTGGCACATCGGCGCTTGTTGAGCCAATTGCTTCGTTGCCACATCGAGCCTTGCGGCGCAAAAAAACGGTGATTGAAATTAACCCTGATATGCCGTTGCGGGGAATTGCGACTTTTTCGTTGGCAGGCAGCGCTGATGCGGTGTTGCCACAATTGATTAAAGAGGTTTGGAAGCTTTAA
- a CDS encoding lysophospholipid acyltransferase family protein translates to MPPSPSKNQPRLPAQPNRLGAWLVYRALIRPALRKTFDQVLLNVGSTADILRSREPILAYVTHTSWWDGHLAFELFRSIYLRRHYLMMEEAQLARYFFFRWCGCFSVNRQEPREALRSIRYASSLLQQKQSLVWIFPQGQIIPPDRRPLQLFRGVADIATRTGNLWCLPIALRYEFAGEQRPVALIRCGEPTWIDADTTREQLQPQLATNLTRAADQLRDDWNQQELANFQPILQGTASVNRRFDHILGPIVRWWQQ, encoded by the coding sequence ATGCCACCAAGCCCTAGCAAGAATCAACCACGTTTGCCAGCCCAACCGAATCGCTTGGGTGCTTGGTTGGTTTATCGGGCCTTGATTCGGCCTGCATTGCGCAAAACCTTTGATCAAGTATTGCTGAATGTTGGGTCAACCGCTGACATTTTGCGTAGTCGCGAGCCAATTTTGGCCTATGTAACCCATACAAGCTGGTGGGATGGGCATTTGGCGTTCGAGCTATTTCGTTCTATCTACCTACGCCGCCACTATTTAATGATGGAAGAAGCCCAGTTGGCCCGCTATTTCTTCTTTCGTTGGTGCGGCTGTTTCTCGGTTAATCGCCAAGAACCACGCGAAGCCTTGCGCTCAATTCGCTACGCCAGCAGCCTGCTCCAACAAAAACAGTCTTTAGTTTGGATCTTTCCGCAGGGTCAGATTATACCGCCAGATCGTCGTCCGCTCCAACTTTTTCGTGGGGTTGCCGATATTGCTACTCGCACAGGAAATTTGTGGTGTTTGCCAATCGCCTTGCGCTACGAATTTGCTGGCGAACAACGGCCAGTTGCCTTAATTCGGTGCGGCGAGCCAACCTGGATTGATGCCGACACCACCCGTGAACAGCTGCAACCGCAATTAGCAACCAACCTAACTCGTGCCGCCGATCAACTACGTGACGATTGGAATCAGCAAGAACTTGCCAACTTTCAGCCAATTTTGCAGGGCACTGCCTCAGTCAATCGCCGCTTTGATCACATTTTAGGGCCGATTGTGCGTTGGTGGCAGCAATAA
- a CDS encoding CoA-disulfide reductase, whose product MASERVIVIGAVAAGTSAAAKAKRTNPDLDICVYGREAHVSYSACGLPYLISGAVADYQALIARTPAQFARDGVTVKTEHEVIDLDVAAGRVTVRDLANNSTFHDHFDRLVIATGARVNCPPVRGIELQGVFRLRSMHDGLAIQTYISQQQPKQAVVVGAGYIGLEMAEALLDRGIGVTLVNRSKTVLSSLDNDMSSQIISRLEAAGVQLALGCGLEGLEGKADKVTHVVAGGRDIPAELVIIATGVQPNSELAQSCGAELGDYGAIKIDQLGRTSVDRVYAAGDCSTVDHRILNKPVYLPLGTTANKQGRTLGAYLAGHERPFRGVVGTAVTKFADLHIAATGLSVEQALRHGYHVRSKIIHSTDHAGYYPNARPITVKLVADAADGTLLGGQIIGYDDVAKRVDVVAVALAGRMTVDEFAWQDLSYAPPFSSVWDPLLVAAQALAKG is encoded by the coding sequence ATGGCTAGCGAACGGGTGATCGTGATTGGAGCCGTCGCCGCCGGAACGAGTGCTGCTGCCAAGGCCAAACGCACAAATCCCGATTTAGATATTTGCGTGTATGGCCGCGAAGCCCATGTTTCCTACTCTGCTTGTGGGTTGCCCTATTTGATTAGCGGAGCAGTGGCTGATTATCAAGCCTTAATTGCCCGCACTCCAGCCCAATTTGCTCGCGATGGCGTAACCGTCAAAACCGAACATGAAGTAATCGATCTTGATGTGGCGGCAGGGCGAGTGACTGTGCGCGATTTGGCTAACAATAGTACGTTCCACGATCATTTTGATCGTTTGGTGATCGCAACTGGCGCAAGGGTCAATTGTCCACCAGTACGAGGGATTGAACTACAGGGGGTCTTTCGGTTACGCTCAATGCATGATGGTTTAGCAATTCAAACCTACATTAGCCAACAGCAACCAAAACAGGCGGTCGTGGTTGGCGCTGGCTATATTGGGCTAGAAATGGCCGAGGCCTTGCTCGATCGTGGGATTGGCGTAACCTTGGTCAATCGCAGCAAAACCGTGTTAAGCTCACTTGATAATGATATGAGCAGCCAGATTATCAGCCGACTTGAAGCTGCGGGCGTGCAATTGGCGCTTGGTTGTGGCTTGGAAGGCCTCGAAGGTAAGGCCGATAAAGTAACCCATGTGGTTGCTGGAGGTCGCGATATCCCTGCCGAATTGGTGATTATCGCGACTGGAGTGCAGCCAAATAGCGAATTAGCGCAAAGTTGTGGCGCTGAGCTTGGCGATTATGGTGCAATCAAAATCGACCAATTAGGCCGTACTAGCGTCGATAGGGTGTATGCCGCTGGCGATTGCAGTACCGTTGATCATCGAATTCTGAATAAGCCCGTGTATTTACCACTGGGCACGACTGCTAATAAACAAGGTCGGACGCTTGGAGCCTATCTCGCAGGCCACGAGCGCCCATTTCGCGGAGTTGTGGGCACAGCAGTCACCAAATTTGCTGATTTACATATTGCCGCAACTGGATTAAGTGTTGAGCAAGCTCTCCGCCATGGCTACCATGTTCGTAGCAAAATCATCCATTCAACCGATCATGCGGGGTACTACCCCAATGCTCGGCCAATAACGGTTAAGTTGGTTGCTGATGCAGCCGACGGCACATTGTTGGGTGGCCAAATTATTGGCTACGACGATGTAGCAAAGCGGGTTGATGTGGTAGCGGTGGCACTCGCGGGAAGAATGACGGTAGATGAGTTTGCTTGGCAAGACCTGAGTTATGCACCCCCATTTTCATCGGTGTGGGACCCACTGTTGGTTGCTGCCCAAGCATTGGCTAAAGGCTAA
- a CDS encoding vWA domain-containing protein, giving the protein MNLLVPLGLIGLIALPIIVVLHMVRQRRQRVRIPTIRLWAALTPPPERQQRTLPLTLLLALHLLVATCLALSLAQPAWIFGAAAPRHLVIILDTTSSMAANRSFTQAQQQTDDLINDLGRDDSLAIVELNHEARLLGYGGYAERQQLRQIVAELAPAGNNANLAQSLSIANATLANDRQNQLIVLSDGALPANSTPLSVAAELEWRMLGESTANSGIVNFASRRLPNQRNALYARVTNFSDLPAARTLTLLVDGEVESEQNLVIQPGGSEERTWEVANGELAELELSPNDGYTLDDRAVLALSRSGSLRVHLATLTPSPLERMLRSLPNIELSVGSTVSNQRVDLTVLNGVLPQQLPTSALLIVNPPSDPRLPTQDSVLGEQASSAVLDADFAGIDLSSVQWGGRRPINRDEIPAGLNSVIETDTQSPLVLRGTWQEHATIVWLFNLDNANLSAKLAFPLLTAASIANLTGGSLPEQLAAGSFAPNTPLTRPDGEAQALDQRLNQAGLYRVVGSNRGGIAVNFGDPQESNLQQQTQPMISQSPQPEGDRLPPQGTPLWPLLVGLALVALIFEWWYSFRS; this is encoded by the coding sequence ATGAATTTGCTTGTGCCATTGGGTTTAATTGGCTTAATTGCCTTGCCGATCATCGTGGTATTGCATATGGTGCGTCAGCGCCGCCAACGGGTACGCATTCCGACGATTCGGCTGTGGGCGGCATTAACCCCACCACCTGAGCGCCAACAACGCACCTTGCCCTTAACCTTGCTGTTGGCTTTGCATTTGCTGGTCGCTACTTGTTTGGCCTTGAGCCTAGCCCAACCTGCTTGGATTTTTGGAGCCGCTGCGCCGCGCCACCTCGTGATTATTCTCGACACTACCTCTAGCATGGCCGCCAATCGCTCATTTACCCAAGCTCAACAACAAACCGATGATTTGATTAATGATTTGGGACGTGATGATAGCCTGGCGATTGTTGAGCTAAATCATGAAGCTCGTTTACTTGGTTATGGTGGTTATGCTGAACGCCAACAACTACGCCAAATTGTGGCCGAGCTGGCTCCCGCTGGTAATAATGCTAACTTGGCCCAATCGCTGAGCATTGCCAATGCCACCCTCGCCAACGATCGCCAAAACCAGTTGATTGTGCTGAGCGATGGCGCTTTGCCTGCCAACAGCACGCCATTATCGGTTGCCGCCGAATTAGAGTGGCGCATGCTGGGCGAAAGCACCGCTAACAGTGGCATTGTTAATTTTGCTAGCCGCCGCTTGCCCAACCAACGCAATGCCCTGTATGCCCGTGTGACCAATTTTAGTGATTTGCCCGCTGCCCGCACCTTGACTCTTTTGGTTGATGGCGAGGTTGAATCGGAGCAAAATCTGGTGATTCAGCCTGGTGGCAGCGAGGAGCGCACTTGGGAAGTAGCCAACGGCGAGCTGGCCGAATTGGAGCTTAGCCCTAACGATGGTTATACGCTTGACGATCGGGCGGTGCTTGCACTCAGTCGCTCTGGCTCGTTGCGAGTTCATTTGGCCACATTAACGCCCTCGCCACTGGAACGCATGCTGCGCAGTTTGCCGAATATCGAGCTAAGCGTTGGCTCAACCGTCAGCAACCAACGGGTAGATTTGACCGTGTTGAATGGAGTTTTACCGCAGCAATTGCCAACCAGCGCATTGTTGATTGTCAATCCGCCGAGCGACCCACGCTTGCCAACCCAAGACAGTGTTTTAGGTGAGCAGGCTAGCAGCGCTGTCTTGGATGCCGATTTTGCTGGTATCGACCTTTCGAGTGTGCAATGGGGTGGTCGTCGCCCGATCAACCGTGATGAGATTCCAGCAGGCTTGAATAGTGTGATCGAAACTGATACTCAGTCGCCCTTGGTGCTGCGTGGCACGTGGCAAGAGCATGCCACCATCGTTTGGCTGTTTAATTTGGATAATGCTAACCTCAGTGCAAAATTGGCCTTTCCCTTATTAACAGCGGCTAGCATCGCCAACTTAACAGGCGGATCACTGCCTGAGCAACTGGCGGCGGGCAGTTTTGCCCCCAACACACCGCTAACCCGCCCTGATGGCGAGGCTCAAGCACTCGATCAGCGCCTGAATCAAGCGGGTTTGTATCGGGTCGTTGGGAGTAATCGTGGCGGGATTGCAGTCAACTTTGGTGATCCACAAGAGTCAAATCTGCAACAACAAACCCAACCAATGATTAGCCAAAGCCCGCAACCTGAGGGCGATCGCTTGCCGCCTCAAGGCACGCCATTATGGCCGCTGCTGGTTGGTTTGGCCTTGGTCGCCTTGATTTTTGAATGGTGGTATAGCTTTCGCTCATAG